Sequence from the Chitinophagales bacterium genome:
CCTTCGGGTGTGCCTTCATATAAAACATAACCTCCACCGTTACCACCCTCAGGACCAAGATCAATTACATGGTCGGCACATTTTATTACTTCCATGTTATGCTCAATAATTATGACTGTGTGATTATTTTTAATAAGCATTTCAAATGCCCCCAATAGTTTACCAATATCATGAAAATGCAAGCCTGTGGTAGGTTCATCAAAGATGAATAAAACCGGGTTATTGGAATTTCCCTTGCCAAGAAAGGAAGCGAGTTTCACGCGTTGCGCTTCACCACCACTCAGTGTACTTGACGACTGCCCAAGTTTAACGTAACCCAGGCCTACGTCCTGTAAAGGCTTAATGAGGTCGACAATTTTATTTTCATCCCAGAAAAATTCTATTGCTTCATCTACACTCAATTCCAGCACATCAGCAATATTTTTCTCTTTATAGGCGATATCCAAAACTTCCTGTTTAAAACGTTTACCGCCGCAATCTTCACACACAAGATGTACATCAGCAAGAAATTGCATTTCAACAATTATTTCTCCTTCCCCCTTGCATGTTTCGCACCTGCCCCCCTCTACATTAAATGAAAAATGCTTCGACTTAAATCCTTTCATTTTTGATGCATGCTGAGCGGCAAAAAAATCGCGGATAGCATCGTAAGCTTTTATATAGGTTACAGGATTTGATCGGGAAGATTTTCCCAAAGGGTTCTGATCTACCATTTCTATTTGCGAGATCATTTTATAATCACCCCGTATCTCCTTATGCAAGCCGGCTTTTTCTCCATAGCCATTCATTAATTTTTGAAGAGCGGGGTAAAGGATCTTACGAACAAGGGTTGTTTTTCCCGAACCGCTTACTCCGGTAACAACAGTTATGGCATTTAATGGAAAAGTAGCATTCACGTTTTTAAGGTTGTGCTCACTTGCCCCTATTATCTGCAGAAAAGACAGCCACTTGCTTCGTTGCCTGGGAACGGGTATGAAAAGGTCACCCGTCAGATATTTTGCTGTCAGGCTTTTTTCATCGGTTAAAATATCTCTGAAGCTACCATTAAAGGTGATTTCACCTCCGAAAAGACCAGCCAGTGGGCCCATATCAATAATATGGTCGCTATGACGCATAATTGCTTCTTCGTGCTCCACAACAATCACCGTATTACCAAGGTCACGGAGCTTGTGCAAAACTTTTACAAGCCGCTCCGTATCGCGAGGATGTAAACCTACGCTGGGTTCATCAAGCAAATAAAGGGATGAGGTAAGGTTACTTCCCAGCATTCTTGTAAGGTGTATACGCTGGGTTTCGCCCCCTGAAAGTGTAGATGACAAACGATTCAGAGTTAAATAACTAAGTCCCACATCCATCATAAGCTGCAGTCGGTTGCTAATTTCAATTAAAATGCGCCTGCTTATTTCTTGTTCTTTTGAGGAAAGCTTTAATGACTTAAAAAACTCATAGACTTCATTGATGGGCATTAAAACCAGATCAATAATGGATATACCATTCAGCTTTACATATAAAGAATCTTTTCGCAGCCGGGTGCCTTTGCAGTCAGGACAGGTGGTTTTTCCCCTGTATCTTGAGAGCATTACCCTGTATTGAATTTTATAAGATTGGGATTCTACCCATTTAAAAAATTCGCTGATTCCATGAATGGTTTCACTTCCCTGCCATAATAATTTTTTGTGCAGTTCAGATAAATCTTTATAAGGGCGATGAATGGGAAAATCATTTTTTCTCGAATAGCGGATAAGCTCCTCGTTCCATTCCTTCATCTTTTCTCCTTTCCAGCATGCGACGGCTCCTTCATATACAGAAAGGTTTTTATCGGGTATCACCAGATCTTCATCAATGCCGATAACCGCTCCGAACCCTTCACACATTTTACATGCACCGTATGGGTTATTGAAGTTAAAAAATTGAGGAGTAGGTTCTTCAAAGCACATCTCATCCATTTCAAAGCGGTTGGAAAAACTTTTTTCACCCGATTCTTTTGAATGAATGATGCAATCACCTTCACTTTCAAAAAATGCAATCTGAACAGAATCTGCCAGCCGGGTTTGAGTGTCGGAATCCGATTTATTCCAGGAGATACGATCAATCACCACTTTTATTTTCT
This genomic interval carries:
- the uvrA gene encoding excinuclease ABC subunit UvrA is translated as MTNQISKLNSEKTKLNNSRNIFIKGARTHNLKNIDVEIPRNKLVVITGVSGSGKSSLTIDTLYAEGQRRYVESLSSYARQFLMRMNKPDVDYIKGISPAIAIEQKVSTRTSRSTVGTLTEIYDYLRILFARIGKTTSPISGEVVIKNDVSDVVNYANTLEDKITLLVLIPLKKIHNRSFKEELNIILQKGFSRVFIDGEIKKVEDFLSEIDSDRTETFYKKIKVVIDRISWNKSDSDTQTRLADSVQIAFFESEGDCIIHSKESGEKSFSNRFEMDEMCFEEPTPQFFNFNNPYGACKMCEGFGAVIGIDEDLVIPDKNLSVYEGAVACWKGEKMKEWNEELIRYSRKNDFPIHRPYKDLSELHKKLLWQGSETIHGISEFFKWVESQSYKIQYRVMLSRYRGKTTCPDCKGTRLRKDSLYVKLNGISIIDLVLMPINEVYEFFKSLKLSSKEQEISRRILIEISNRLQLMMDVGLSYLTLNRLSSTLSGGETQRIHLTRMLGSNLTSSLYLLDEPSVGLHPRDTERLVKVLHKLRDLGNTVIVVEHEEAIMRHSDHIIDMGPLAGLFGGEITFNGSFRDILTDEKSLTAKYLTGDLFIPVPRQRSKWLSFLQIIGASEHNLKNVNATFPLNAITVVTGVSGSGKTTLVRKILYPALQKLMNGYGEKAGLHKEIRGDYKMISQIEMVDQNPLGKSSRSNPVTYIKAYDAIRDFFAAQHASKMKGFKSKHFSFNVEGGRCETCKGEGEIIVEMQFLADVHLVCEDCGGKRFKQEVLDIAYKEKNIADVLELSVDEAIEFFWDENKIVDLIKPLQDVGLGYVKLGQSSSTLSGGEAQRVKLASFLGKGNSNNPVLFIFDEPTTGLHFHDIGKLLGAFEMLIKNNHTVIIIEHNMEVIKCADHVIDLGPEGGNGGGYVLYEGTPEGLAKVTESFTGQFLKNKLAPQDSEVKV